A stretch of Treponema vincentii F0403 DNA encodes these proteins:
- a CDS encoding acyl-CoA thioesterase — protein sequence MTHPIEVEVRSYELDAYNHVNNAVYLNYLEFARMEYLRRIGFDYVGLIEEGYMLYVTHIDIHYKYSARLYDKLRIDVTPIKLGKLSGTFRQVITNPEGYVCVEAEVSWGCVDKTGKPAKLPDKYFVEGLIPEKN from the coding sequence ATGACACACCCGATAGAAGTAGAAGTTAGAAGTTACGAACTGGATGCATATAATCACGTAAACAACGCCGTATATTTAAACTATTTGGAATTTGCCCGTATGGAATACCTACGGAGAATCGGTTTTGATTACGTCGGACTAATCGAAGAAGGCTATATGCTCTATGTAACGCATATCGATATTCACTACAAATATTCCGCACGGCTTTACGATAAACTCCGCATCGACGTTACTCCCATCAAACTCGGTAAGCTTTCGGGAACGTTCCGGCAGGTAATTACCAATCCGGAAGGATATGTCTGTGTTGAAGCCGAAGTTTCGTGGGGCTGCGTAGATAAAACCGGCAAACCGGCAAAGCTGCCGGACAAGTATTTTGTCGAAGGCCTAATCCCAGAGAAAAACTAA
- a CDS encoding methyl-accepting chemotaxis protein: MKKRFSLKKKFILIFGILIAAAAVIEIVLAVIIARKAVTEKIEDHLIDKANDTAEIINGRVTSLLQFIEGISRMPILRDTTASSAAKLAFLANEVSFNEKIIELNMTDAQGQCLLADGSVLSVVNRDWFRAAIAGKSFFSEPYISRANGQLINTLSVPVYDDSKTIVGVLSADVSGLLLSQNIADIVVGKTGNCYIMGSTGIIIADKDTDLVEKQDNIIEQAKTDSSLASTAAFLQHVLDTNKGEVCYYDYQGVNYIASFATVAATNWAIIIRAPVNEFMGTVNALRTTMIGIGISVLIGALIIVYFVARTIVKPIQNTVSALQNISQGDGDLTVRLPTGGNDEISDMSEYFNKTIDKIGTSIRTVGINSHAMEEVGNELATNMTETASAVNQISTNIDGVKQQALTQAASVTETASTIEEIVRTIKQLNTSIETQANSVAQSSASVEQMVANIASISQTLGKTDSAIGNLTTATGDGKSTLVISNTVTQKIAEESGSLMEASSVIQHIASQTNLLAMNAAIEAAHAGEAGKGFAVVADEIRKLAEDSAAQGKTITTTLKNLSGEIETLSSSSKTVEEKFNTIFNFAEQVKEMSNSVTEAMREQENGSREVLTAIKDINMITAEVQAGSEEMLKGGESVAEEMRKLDELTRNITDNMTEMASGAVQINNAIQEVNEITQKNKHSIESLAEEVAKFKV; this comes from the coding sequence ATGAAAAAACGTTTTTCGTTAAAAAAGAAATTCATTCTTATTTTCGGGATTCTGATTGCCGCCGCGGCTGTAATCGAAATTGTATTAGCTGTCATAATTGCCAGAAAAGCTGTAACCGAAAAAATCGAAGACCATCTTATCGACAAAGCAAATGATACGGCCGAAATTATAAACGGAAGGGTCACATCACTGTTACAATTTATCGAAGGCATTTCTCGTATGCCGATCCTTAGAGATACAACCGCATCATCCGCCGCAAAACTGGCTTTTCTTGCTAACGAAGTGTCTTTTAATGAAAAAATAATAGAATTGAATATGACGGACGCACAAGGACAGTGTTTACTTGCCGATGGAAGCGTATTATCCGTTGTTAACAGAGATTGGTTCCGCGCAGCTATCGCAGGAAAATCCTTCTTTTCGGAACCATACATTTCGCGTGCAAACGGCCAATTGATTAACACCCTTTCCGTACCGGTCTATGACGACAGCAAAACTATTGTAGGAGTGCTGTCTGCAGACGTCTCGGGTTTGCTGCTATCGCAAAATATTGCCGATATTGTCGTAGGAAAAACCGGCAACTGCTATATCATGGGGTCAACTGGAATTATTATTGCAGATAAAGATACCGATTTAGTAGAAAAACAAGACAATATTATCGAACAGGCAAAAACGGATTCATCCCTTGCTTCAACCGCCGCTTTTTTACAGCATGTTCTCGACACTAACAAGGGCGAAGTCTGCTATTATGACTATCAAGGCGTTAACTACATTGCATCATTTGCAACGGTTGCCGCTACTAACTGGGCAATTATCATACGTGCACCTGTAAACGAATTTATGGGAACCGTCAACGCTCTCCGTACAACAATGATTGGAATAGGCATCAGTGTGTTGATTGGGGCATTGATTATCGTTTATTTTGTAGCCCGCACAATAGTAAAACCGATACAAAACACCGTTTCGGCCTTGCAAAATATTTCGCAAGGAGACGGCGACTTAACGGTACGCTTGCCTACCGGCGGTAATGATGAAATTAGCGATATGTCCGAATATTTCAACAAAACAATAGATAAAATCGGCACATCGATACGGACGGTCGGTATTAACAGTCATGCAATGGAAGAAGTCGGCAATGAACTTGCAACCAATATGACAGAAACCGCAAGTGCGGTAAATCAAATCAGCACGAACATCGACGGCGTTAAACAGCAAGCACTCACTCAAGCAGCCAGCGTTACCGAAACGGCCTCAACAATTGAAGAAATTGTCCGAACGATTAAGCAGCTTAATACCAGCATAGAGACCCAAGCTAATAGCGTCGCTCAATCTTCCGCCTCGGTAGAGCAGATGGTTGCAAATATTGCTTCCATCAGCCAAACGCTCGGTAAAACCGACAGCGCAATCGGAAATCTTACGACTGCAACAGGAGACGGTAAGTCCACCTTGGTAATATCGAACACTGTAACCCAGAAGATAGCGGAAGAATCAGGTTCTTTGATGGAAGCTTCGAGCGTTATTCAGCACATTGCATCTCAAACCAATCTGCTTGCAATGAATGCCGCCATCGAAGCTGCCCATGCGGGCGAGGCAGGAAAAGGTTTTGCCGTCGTTGCCGATGAAATCCGTAAACTTGCAGAAGATTCTGCAGCACAGGGAAAAACCATCACCACTACCTTGAAGAACTTGAGCGGAGAAATAGAAACGCTTTCCAGCTCTTCAAAAACCGTAGAGGAAAAATTCAATACGATTTTTAACTTTGCCGAACAGGTAAAAGAGATGAGCAATAGCGTTACCGAAGCGATGCGGGAGCAAGAAAACGGAAGCCGGGAAGTATTAACCGCGATTAAAGATATCAATATGATAACGGCCGAAGTACAGGCAGGTTCCGAAGAAATGCTGAAAGGCGGTGAAAGTGTTGCAGAGGAAATGCGAAAACTCGATGAGCTTACCCGTAACATTACCGACAACATGACCGAAATGGCATCAGGTGCGGTGCAGATTAACAATGCTATACAAGAAGTAAATGAAATTACACAGAAAAACAAACATAGCATTGAGAGTCTGGCGGAGGAAGTAGCCAAGTTTAAAGTATAA
- a CDS encoding Ig-like domain-containing protein, with protein sequence MKKLLLCVCMYVSMVSLLCAGGKVETRTVENPESWDESFDLTEKKPGKYNVLVTAEDSAGNVGEAGPFNMYIDPRSDLPVASITNPTRNMNVMGAFSASGTCFDDDGIDYVEVALDDGEPVRAKGKQFWTQTFTTANLQEGLHRITAWGTDINGLKGNGVSVQFNLNLHTPETMVTNMDDGALISGKQVIEGIVRDGNGVSKLSYSLDAGQNYIPLSLKYDKKTAASSFKFDLDTRKMPEGPTVCWFKAVDTLGAEGVSTFLFFIDNTAPVVDFFYPSPSESVGSVFGVAGSASDSVDLESVSWRMGNQTGTFELVKGNPYWVKEFDVSGASNKTETVEITAKDVAGNITTVTRAIKIDKSLDAPRLTIVQPVANTVADDTVYLAGSVESVFGVSEIRYKLDKEEEKVVPVSMNVFGIPITDISSGTHTLSVYAVNPQGVKGNTETVPFSVMGTKPVINIDGTGGVVQQIPPGTRATVTINVSAGAGLDSVSYTMGDNAEISVSIRKGAANTLIRIPVDSSFSGKITPVAVRAVDIYGRSVSQTILIDSQVTAEEESFAWAEGDKSPNGAFILPGNNTLTGIYRPAGESEIASVELADAVIPCELSFSGHVITLAASEEGLYKNVRITVTDTEGRTFTSSGIDILIDNTAPAITLGLADEPRFIKEALELTGTVSDISALQSITYTVGDSEALPLSSAKFSQRIALEDYPDGIIVVGVHAVDALGQKSSVYRTFYKNLQGPQVSLILPREGDKVNGSILVAFKPDNYSLLEKAEYKPDGANHSWEPMEVSPIPHRIIGTVSAPIGKGMQFRFTDKAGNVSTYSDFSFEVDTESDKPVIEVHLPEEDSIVVKDFVLSGIVYDDDGVSKVFYQIDNGAVKSLEVTNTFAVPFALTDFTDNEHTISIYAEDIYGVKSNVFNRKVRVSLAPPSVEVRTPVSTAMVKDVISITGTANDKNGIKAIEVSLDNGSTYSKAEGGENWHYDFSTSVIADGTHVVFIKAVDQYGEESLTSTLVNIDNTPPVLQFEYPIPGGKYDSELFVSGQVYDEIALKEVVIHIKGLEGQPVPAKFLNTVLETKLIAVKTINVADLPEGAYNLEIVGSDEAGNITNIARNFTIDRSNDKGKIDLLAPFAGETVTGEFNVYGKISSTTYPNSVTLYIDGVERDTSTVSSTGYFNFRITPEGMTEGSHAISVKAEIVKNKPESSAVHSIIYKSTGPWITIDNFAMGDFAVDRPYLKGRAGYAVSEEEILLLKDKSTAATVREAIASKKLAAVEISLNNGRTFIPLGTKANWKYRLETGDMAEGEHFLLVRARMANNETAVCRMIVSIDKTAPEVTLITPDEGGTYNQSLTYAGLAIDNIAVTNVTLALRKGDKYLYGIPTLVQGLHFDVGFWGSTLWNMGVGLSFFSSNVKLQLHYGQFLQSQWDLFYKGDVKMRYGGHVASMKILANVFELPFESFAGPDWSWLYMTGALGANFSVFTETQKGSPQVLAAMLMQIEFPRVRLPKKQLKYFRSFAVYTEGQLWFIPTDVGEGSKAKVDAVLPHISVGLRLDVF encoded by the coding sequence ATGAAAAAGCTACTGCTCTGTGTCTGTATGTATGTCTCCATGGTATCATTGCTATGTGCCGGAGGCAAGGTTGAAACCCGTACCGTAGAAAATCCCGAAAGCTGGGATGAATCATTTGACCTTACTGAAAAAAAACCGGGTAAGTACAATGTACTGGTTACTGCCGAAGATTCGGCAGGCAATGTGGGCGAAGCGGGTCCCTTCAATATGTACATTGATCCCCGTTCCGATTTACCGGTTGCCTCTATTACCAATCCCACTAGAAATATGAACGTTATGGGGGCTTTCAGTGCTTCCGGGACATGTTTTGATGATGACGGCATCGACTATGTCGAAGTGGCATTAGATGACGGAGAACCTGTCCGGGCAAAAGGGAAACAGTTTTGGACGCAAACCTTTACTACGGCAAACTTGCAGGAAGGGCTTCACCGTATTACCGCTTGGGGTACCGATATTAACGGATTGAAAGGGAACGGCGTCTCGGTTCAGTTCAATTTGAATCTGCACACGCCCGAAACTATGGTAACAAACATGGATGACGGTGCGCTAATATCCGGTAAGCAGGTAATTGAAGGAATTGTTCGGGATGGAAACGGAGTCAGCAAGCTTTCCTACTCACTTGATGCAGGGCAAAATTATATACCGCTTTCTCTTAAATATGATAAAAAAACAGCAGCTTCTTCGTTCAAATTCGATCTTGACACACGTAAAATGCCCGAAGGGCCGACCGTATGCTGGTTTAAGGCTGTCGACACATTAGGCGCAGAAGGCGTTTCTACATTTCTCTTTTTTATTGATAATACAGCCCCGGTTGTGGACTTCTTTTATCCTTCCCCTTCGGAATCGGTCGGCAGTGTCTTTGGGGTGGCGGGCTCCGCGAGTGACTCGGTTGACCTAGAGTCTGTGTCATGGCGTATGGGCAACCAGACAGGAACGTTTGAACTGGTAAAAGGAAACCCGTATTGGGTAAAAGAATTTGATGTAAGCGGCGCATCCAATAAGACCGAAACGGTAGAAATCACCGCTAAAGACGTTGCCGGTAATATTACAACGGTAACGCGGGCAATCAAAATCGATAAATCGCTTGATGCTCCGCGTCTTACAATAGTACAGCCTGTTGCCAATACCGTTGCCGATGATACGGTTTACCTTGCCGGTTCGGTCGAGAGTGTTTTCGGTGTTTCCGAAATACGGTATAAGCTCGATAAAGAAGAAGAAAAAGTTGTGCCTGTCAGCATGAATGTGTTCGGCATTCCTATTACCGATATTTCAAGCGGAACGCATACACTTTCCGTATATGCCGTTAATCCTCAAGGGGTAAAGGGAAATACCGAAACGGTGCCTTTCTCGGTAATGGGAACAAAGCCTGTTATCAATATTGACGGAACCGGCGGCGTTGTACAGCAAATACCCCCCGGAACCCGCGCAACCGTTACGATAAATGTCAGCGCAGGGGCGGGACTGGACTCCGTTTCATATACGATGGGAGATAATGCCGAAATTTCCGTTTCTATCAGAAAGGGCGCTGCAAATACGCTCATCCGTATTCCGGTTGACTCTTCATTTTCCGGCAAGATTACCCCTGTTGCGGTACGTGCAGTCGATATATACGGCCGTTCGGTTTCGCAAACTATTTTAATAGATTCACAGGTAACAGCTGAAGAAGAATCTTTCGCATGGGCGGAAGGTGATAAATCTCCCAATGGAGCTTTTATTTTACCCGGTAACAATACTTTAACGGGTATTTACCGGCCTGCAGGAGAGTCGGAAATCGCTTCGGTTGAATTAGCCGATGCAGTAATACCGTGTGAACTCTCTTTCTCCGGGCATGTTATTACGCTGGCCGCCTCCGAAGAAGGGCTTTATAAAAACGTACGGATTACCGTTACCGATACCGAAGGACGCACCTTTACATCTTCAGGCATTGATATTCTTATCGATAATACCGCGCCGGCAATTACGCTCGGTCTTGCCGACGAACCGCGGTTTATAAAGGAAGCCTTGGAACTAACAGGTACCGTTTCCGATATTTCCGCATTGCAATCAATCACCTATACGGTCGGCGATTCTGAAGCGCTTCCGCTTTCTTCCGCTAAGTTCTCTCAGAGAATTGCACTTGAAGATTATCCCGACGGTATTATTGTTGTCGGCGTACATGCCGTTGATGCGCTTGGGCAGAAAAGCTCCGTATATCGGACATTCTATAAGAATTTACAGGGGCCGCAGGTCTCATTGATTCTGCCGCGTGAAGGGGACAAGGTAAACGGTTCTATTTTGGTTGCATTCAAACCGGATAACTATTCTTTGCTGGAAAAAGCCGAATATAAACCGGATGGCGCCAATCATTCATGGGAGCCGATGGAAGTTTCGCCCATTCCGCATAGAATTATCGGTACGGTATCCGCACCGATCGGCAAGGGGATGCAGTTCCGGTTTACGGATAAAGCGGGGAATGTTTCCACTTATAGCGATTTTTCTTTTGAGGTAGACACCGAGTCGGATAAGCCGGTTATTGAAGTTCATCTACCGGAAGAAGACTCTATTGTTGTAAAAGATTTTGTGCTTTCCGGTATTGTATATGATGATGACGGTGTTTCAAAAGTCTTCTATCAGATTGATAACGGTGCTGTAAAATCTCTTGAAGTGACGAATACCTTTGCGGTCCCATTTGCTTTAACCGATTTTACCGATAACGAGCATACGATTTCGATTTACGCAGAAGATATTTACGGCGTTAAGAGCAATGTATTTAACCGGAAAGTCCGTGTATCACTCGCACCGCCGTCCGTCGAAGTCCGAACTCCTGTAAGTACGGCTATGGTAAAAGATGTAATCTCCATCACAGGAACTGCAAACGATAAGAATGGTATTAAGGCAATTGAAGTTTCTCTTGACAATGGCAGCACCTATTCCAAAGCGGAAGGAGGAGAAAACTGGCACTACGACTTTAGCACGTCTGTTATTGCCGATGGGACTCATGTAGTATTTATAAAAGCAGTCGATCAATACGGTGAAGAATCGTTGACGTCAACACTGGTAAATATTGATAATACTCCACCGGTACTGCAGTTTGAATACCCTATCCCCGGAGGAAAGTATGACAGCGAACTTTTCGTTTCCGGCCAAGTATACGATGAAATTGCGTTAAAAGAAGTTGTTATCCACATTAAAGGATTAGAAGGCCAGCCAGTACCGGCAAAGTTTTTAAATACGGTGTTGGAAACCAAGCTTATCGCCGTTAAAACCATCAATGTCGCCGATCTTCCCGAAGGTGCATACAATTTGGAGATTGTCGGTTCGGACGAAGCAGGCAATATTACCAATATTGCCCGCAATTTTACAATAGACCGAAGCAATGATAAAGGAAAAATCGATTTACTGGCTCCGTTTGCAGGGGAGACCGTAACCGGAGAGTTCAATGTATATGGAAAAATTTCCAGTACGACTTATCCCAATTCGGTTACCTTATATATCGATGGAGTTGAACGCGATACGTCTACTGTTTCATCAACCGGTTATTTTAACTTTAGGATAACGCCGGAAGGTATGACGGAAGGTTCGCACGCAATATCGGTTAAGGCGGAAATCGTCAAAAATAAACCGGAAAGCTCTGCCGTACATTCGATAATCTATAAGTCTACAGGCCCATGGATTACAATCGATAATTTTGCGATGGGTGATTTTGCCGTCGACCGGCCGTATCTGAAGGGAAGGGCGGGATATGCCGTATCCGAAGAAGAAATTCTTCTGCTCAAGGATAAGTCGACCGCAGCAACTGTTAGGGAAGCGATTGCCTCAAAAAAATTAGCTGCAGTAGAGATCAGCTTGAACAACGGCAGAACGTTTATTCCCCTCGGTACAAAAGCAAACTGGAAATACCGGCTGGAAACCGGTGATATGGCCGAAGGCGAGCATTTCCTGCTTGTACGTGCCCGGATGGCGAATAACGAAACCGCCGTTTGCCGCATGATTGTAAGCATTGATAAAACAGCGCCGGAGGTTACCTTGATAACTCCCGATGAGGGCGGTACTTATAATCAATCTTTAACGTATGCGGGATTAGCAATCGATAATATCGCGGTTACAAACGTTACTTTAGCCTTACGAAAGGGTGATAAATACCTTTACGGTATACCGACGCTTGTACAGGGACTGCATTTTGATGTCGGTTTCTGGGGTTCGACACTGTGGAATATGGGCGTCGGGCTCAGCTTCTTCAGCAGCAATGTTAAATTACAGCTGCATTACGGACAATTCTTACAATCGCAATGGGATCTATTCTATAAGGGAGATGTTAAGATGCGGTACGGCGGGCATGTTGCTTCTATGAAGATTCTTGCAAACGTATTCGAGCTTCCTTTTGAATCCTTTGCAGGCCCCGATTGGTCATGGCTCTACATGACCGGCGCCTTAGGTGCAAATTTCTCGGTCTTTACTGAAACCCAGAAGGGCTCACCGCAAGTATTGGCTGCCATGCTTATGCAGATAGAATTTCCACGTGTTAGACTGCCTAAAAAGCAGCTGAAATATTTTAGAAGCTTTGCGGTTTATACCGAAGGTCAATTATGGTTTATCCCAACCGATGTCGGCGAAGGTTCAAAAGCTAAAGTCGACGCCGTCCTGCCGCATATATCGGTAGGTCTCCGGCTGGATGTATTTTAA
- a CDS encoding NifU family protein, with protein MVTVDEVKQALDVVRPHLQADGGDVEFVSLSDDGVVSVRLKGACGSCPVALMTLKSGIEAQLKESYPDIKKVVSI; from the coding sequence ATGGTTACCGTTGATGAAGTTAAGCAAGCTTTGGATGTTGTCCGTCCTCATTTGCAGGCGGACGGCGGCGATGTAGAATTTGTTTCGTTGTCGGATGACGGCGTTGTTTCCGTTCGGCTTAAGGGGGCATGCGGTTCTTGTCCCGTTGCATTGATGACCCTCAAGTCCGGTATTGAAGCTCAGCTAAAAGAATCTTATCCTGATATAAAAAAAGTCGTCTCCATTTAA
- the fusA gene encoding elongation factor G — protein MSSDISKMRNIGISAHIDSGKTTLSERILFYCDRIHTIHEVRGKDGVGAVMDNMELERERGITIQSASTQVKWKDHTINVIDTPGHVDFTIEVERSLRVLDGAILVLCSVAGVQSQSITVDRQLKRYHVPRIAFVNKCDRTGANPLKVRMQLREKLGLNAYMMQLPIGLEDKLEGVIDLVTMKALYFEGDSGTELRVAEIPAHLLDDAKKYREEMIDAASMFSDELAEAFLEGAETEEMIRAAVRAGTLKEAFVPVFLGSAYKNKGIQPLLDAVTYYLPNPTEITNKALDLDKNEEPVVLTSNPDDPVVSLGFKLEDGKYGQLTYVRIYQGTLKKGGELYNTRSRKKFKVGRLVRMNSAEMEDISEGGPGDIVALFGIECASGDTFCGGDLNYAMSSMFVPDPVISLSVTPKDKKSADQMGKALNRFTKEDPTFRTYVDPESNETVIQGMGELHLDVYIERMRREYKCEVETGMPQVAYREAISQRADFNYTHKKQTGGSGQFGRVAGFIEPTSEQDYEFVDQIKGGAIPSEFIPSCDKGFRAAVKKGTLIGFPIVGVRVTINDGQTHPVDSSDMAFQAAAIGAFREAYKKANPIVLEPIMKVSIEGPQEFQGNIFGLINQRRGIILSSTEDEQFTRVDAEVPLSEMFGFSTILRSSTQGKAEYSMEFAKYGKAPQSVTEALIKAYEEKRKAEQQK, from the coding sequence ATGAGTAGTGATATTTCAAAAATGAGAAATATCGGTATAAGTGCGCACATCGACTCGGGAAAAACAACCCTTTCAGAGCGTATCTTATTTTATTGCGACCGTATTCATACCATTCATGAGGTACGAGGAAAAGACGGCGTCGGCGCCGTTATGGATAATATGGAATTGGAGCGGGAACGCGGTATCACAATCCAGTCCGCATCGACGCAGGTAAAATGGAAGGATCATACCATTAACGTTATCGACACGCCCGGACACGTTGACTTTACCATCGAGGTTGAACGTTCTTTGCGCGTTTTGGACGGCGCTATTTTGGTGCTTTGCTCCGTTGCCGGCGTACAGTCTCAGTCTATCACCGTTGATCGCCAGCTTAAACGCTACCATGTTCCGCGTATCGCGTTTGTTAACAAGTGCGACAGAACCGGCGCAAATCCGTTAAAGGTTCGGATGCAGCTGCGTGAAAAGCTCGGCCTAAATGCCTATATGATGCAGCTCCCGATCGGGCTTGAGGATAAGCTCGAAGGTGTTATCGACCTTGTAACAATGAAGGCGCTGTACTTTGAAGGAGACAGCGGTACCGAACTCCGCGTGGCCGAAATTCCTGCACACCTGCTTGATGATGCAAAAAAATACCGTGAAGAAATGATCGATGCGGCTTCAATGTTCTCTGATGAGCTTGCAGAAGCTTTCCTCGAAGGCGCCGAAACGGAAGAGATGATCCGTGCAGCGGTACGCGCCGGTACTTTAAAAGAAGCATTTGTACCGGTATTCCTCGGTTCAGCCTATAAAAACAAAGGTATCCAGCCGCTGCTCGATGCCGTTACCTACTACTTACCCAATCCGACGGAAATTACCAATAAGGCGCTCGATTTGGATAAAAACGAAGAGCCCGTTGTGCTGACCTCCAATCCTGATGATCCGGTTGTATCGCTCGGCTTTAAGCTGGAAGACGGAAAGTACGGCCAGCTGACTTATGTGCGTATCTATCAGGGCACGCTGAAAAAGGGCGGCGAACTGTACAACACCCGTTCACGCAAAAAGTTCAAGGTAGGACGTCTTGTCCGTATGAACTCCGCCGAAATGGAAGATATTTCCGAAGGCGGCCCGGGAGACATCGTTGCGCTCTTCGGTATCGAGTGTGCATCGGGCGATACGTTCTGCGGCGGAGACCTTAACTATGCGATGAGCTCCATGTTTGTTCCCGATCCGGTTATTTCGCTTTCGGTTACCCCTAAGGACAAGAAATCGGCGGATCAGATGGGCAAGGCCTTAAACCGCTTTACCAAAGAAGACCCCACCTTCCGCACCTATGTAGACCCCGAATCGAACGAAACGGTTATTCAGGGTATGGGCGAGCTGCATCTGGATGTATATATCGAACGGATGCGCCGCGAATACAAGTGCGAGGTAGAAACAGGTATGCCGCAGGTTGCGTACCGCGAAGCGATCAGCCAGCGTGCGGATTTTAACTACACGCACAAAAAGCAAACGGGCGGTTCCGGTCAGTTCGGCCGCGTAGCAGGTTTTATTGAACCGACCTCCGAACAAGATTACGAGTTTGTCGATCAGATTAAGGGCGGCGCCATTCCTTCGGAATTTATCCCGTCTTGCGATAAGGGCTTTAGAGCGGCGGTAAAGAAGGGAACGCTTATCGGCTTCCCGATTGTCGGCGTACGGGTTACGATTAACGACGGCCAAACACACCCTGTTGACTCTTCCGATATGGCATTCCAAGCCGCAGCTATCGGCGCCTTCCGTGAAGCATACAAAAAAGCGAACCCGATTGTACTTGAACCGATTATGAAGGTTTCGATCGAAGGTCCGCAGGAATTTCAAGGAAATATCTTTGGACTTATCAACCAACGTCGTGGTATAATCTTGTCATCCACTGAAGATGAACAGTTTACCCGCGTCGATGCGGAAGTCCCGTTAAGCGAAATGTTCGGTTTTTCAACCATTTTGCGCTCTTCAACGCAGGGTAAAGCGGAATACTCAATGGAATTTGCAAAGTACGGCAAGGCACCCCAGAGTGTTACGGAAGCCTTAATTAAGGCGTACGAAGAAAAACGCAAAGCGGAACAACAAAAATAG
- a CDS encoding radical SAM/SPASM domain-containing protein, whose amino-acid sequence MKKTLYYFSTPLSGNRYFLFHTLLFDYIVLDSNEFAYWQKDLFERFPPNIHDELCDKRFIVDNGDDVLLNDALAKFSDKSHLPPSFAIYITNKCNLCCRFCFTGYELKKQYGQLTIQNIHAIFSAIDDIISIHNSYFYKGLPTISIFGGEPLLRSNKYLLDEVFKLLKYRNLRVEIVSNLIYAKYFYDIFTYYEKELHFKVTFVGDKSYHNTIRCDAKASDIYTQQIKHIIHLLEHVPNSLVNISLLLDKNNINLPLISSLINDLENNKILTNARIHLGFGLIQFRTLYEGDNYKDNILSPTDYYPKLLDIIKNINSLSDIKLSGSPFHIFANIYDYWFKNIPFVPSLSGCDAVTPGRYCFYPDGKVYPCFDAVGIQSMSIADYVNGFKFNPERHNAWKRFCLKKTKCFRCKFIAICNGGCLITNFFRTGNINIPDCLPVEDALEKFINYLDTNGKFNDNK is encoded by the coding sequence ATGAAAAAGACCTTATATTATTTTTCAACCCCTTTGTCAGGTAACAGGTATTTCTTATTTCATACTTTGTTGTTTGATTATATTGTTCTCGATTCTAATGAATTTGCTTATTGGCAAAAAGATCTATTTGAACGATTTCCGCCTAACATACATGATGAGTTATGTGATAAACGTTTTATTGTAGATAATGGTGATGACGTATTATTAAATGATGCTTTAGCAAAATTTTCAGATAAATCTCACTTACCGCCCTCCTTTGCAATTTATATTACGAATAAATGCAATTTATGCTGTCGCTTTTGTTTTACTGGATATGAGTTAAAGAAACAATATGGTCAATTAACAATCCAAAATATACATGCTATTTTTTCTGCAATTGATGATATTATTTCGATACATAATTCATATTTTTATAAAGGGTTGCCCACAATATCTATTTTCGGTGGGGAACCGTTATTACGGTCTAATAAATATCTTCTTGATGAAGTATTTAAGTTGTTAAAGTATAGAAACTTACGAGTTGAGATCGTTTCTAATCTTATATACGCTAAATATTTTTATGATATTTTCACGTACTATGAAAAAGAATTACATTTTAAAGTAACCTTTGTTGGGGATAAAAGCTATCATAATACTATTAGATGTGATGCAAAAGCTTCAGATATATATACACAACAAATTAAGCATATCATTCATTTACTTGAGCATGTTCCGAATTCTTTGGTTAATATTTCATTATTATTAGATAAAAATAATATTAATCTGCCTCTAATTTCTTCCTTAATCAATGATTTAGAAAATAATAAGATATTAACTAATGCAAGAATCCATTTAGGCTTTGGGCTCATTCAATTTCGAACTCTTTATGAAGGCGATAACTATAAAGATAATATACTTTCCCCCACAGATTATTATCCTAAACTCCTTGACATAATTAAAAATATAAACAGCTTATCAGATATAAAACTATCCGGAAGCCCCTTTCATATATTTGCGAATATTTATGATTATTGGTTTAAAAATATTCCTTTTGTTCCTTCTTTGTCCGGATGTGATGCGGTAACTCCAGGTCGCTATTGTTTTTATCCTGATGGTAAGGTATATCCATGCTTTGATGCTGTAGGTATTCAAAGTATGAGTATTGCAGACTATGTAAATGGTTTTAAATTTAACCCGGAGAGACATAATGCATGGAAACGTTTTTGTCTTAAAAAAACTAAATGCTTCCGTTGTAAATTTATTGCTATCTGTAATGGAGGATGCTTAATTACAAACTTTTTTAGAACTGGAAATATAAATATACCTGACTGCCTACCGGTAGAGGATGCGCTAGAAAAATTTATAAACTACTTGGATACTAATGGAAAGTTTAATGATAACAAGTGA